A region of Paenibacillus thiaminolyticus DNA encodes the following proteins:
- the rsmB gene encoding 16S rRNA (cytosine(967)-C(5))-methyltransferase RsmB, with translation MNGGERRPPRRRLTARDVALEVLVRVEKEGSYSNLELNRALKEAQLERADAGLATELVYGTIQRLNTIDGVLAHKVQRGLSKLKPWVRNLLRMTAYQLRYLDRVPPHAAVNEAVAIAKRRGQQAMGGFVNGVLRAIMREPELWTAPPADSAVSRIAWEHSHPEWLVARWIAAYGEAETAAMCAANNRPPHGSARVNRLRGTREALLAEMRADGYRAEASALSPDGITAAGAGNLAHSAWYRDGRLSVQDESSMLVVEALRPEPGMRVLDCCAAPGGKSTHIAERMDDMGEVTANDVHAHKVALIEEQAARLGLTSLRVMNVDAAELGQALPPASFDAVLLDAPCTGFGVIRRKPDIKWAKREEDVAAIAAIQERLLTEAARMVRPGGRLVYSTCTVEPEENGDAVRRFLERTPGWGLDASWTGALPQEALDAALRRSPDGMLQVLPQDAGSDGFFIACLQRTDRPGEPDAGRN, from the coding sequence GTGAACGGAGGAGAACGACGACCGCCACGCAGACGATTGACAGCGCGTGATGTCGCGCTGGAGGTGCTCGTCCGGGTGGAGAAGGAAGGCTCCTACAGCAATCTGGAATTGAACCGGGCGCTGAAGGAAGCGCAGCTGGAACGGGCGGACGCCGGGCTGGCGACGGAGCTGGTGTATGGCACGATTCAGCGGCTCAACACGATTGACGGCGTGCTGGCGCACAAGGTGCAGCGCGGCCTGTCGAAGCTGAAGCCCTGGGTCCGCAATCTGCTCCGGATGACCGCATACCAGCTCCGCTACCTTGACCGCGTCCCGCCGCATGCGGCGGTGAACGAAGCGGTGGCGATCGCGAAGCGGCGCGGGCAGCAGGCGATGGGCGGCTTCGTGAACGGCGTTCTGCGCGCCATCATGCGCGAACCGGAGCTGTGGACCGCTCCGCCGGCCGACAGCGCCGTGAGCCGCATCGCCTGGGAGCATTCGCATCCGGAGTGGCTCGTCGCCCGCTGGATCGCGGCCTATGGCGAAGCCGAGACGGCCGCCATGTGCGCGGCGAACAACCGGCCGCCCCATGGCAGCGCGCGGGTGAACCGGCTGCGCGGCACGCGGGAGGCGCTGCTGGCCGAGATGCGCGCGGACGGCTACCGGGCCGAAGCGTCCGCGCTCTCGCCGGACGGCATCACAGCCGCCGGCGCCGGCAACCTGGCGCACAGCGCCTGGTATCGCGACGGCCGCCTATCGGTACAGGACGAGAGCTCGATGCTCGTCGTCGAGGCGCTGCGGCCGGAACCGGGCATGCGCGTCCTCGACTGCTGCGCTGCCCCAGGCGGCAAATCGACCCATATCGCCGAACGAATGGACGATATGGGCGAAGTCACGGCGAACGACGTCCACGCCCACAAGGTGGCGCTTATCGAGGAGCAAGCCGCCCGGCTTGGGTTGACGTCGCTGCGCGTAATGAATGTTGATGCGGCGGAGTTGGGACAAGCCCTGCCGCCCGCATCGTTCGACGCCGTGCTGCTGGACGCGCCGTGCACCGGCTTCGGCGTCATTCGCCGCAAGCCGGACATTAAGTGGGCGAAGCGCGAGGAAGATGTCGCTGCGATTGCCGCGATTCAGGAGCGGCTGCTGACGGAAGCGGCGCGGATGGTGCGCCCTGGCGGCCGCCTCGTCTATTCGACTTGTACGGTGGAGCCGGAGGAGAACGGGGACGCCGTCCGCCGCTTCCTGGAACGGACGCCGGGCTGGGGGCTGGATGCATCGTGGACGGGTGCCCTGCCGCAGGAGGCGCTGGACGCAGCGCTGCGGAGGAGCCCAGACGGCATGCTGCAGGTGCTGCCGCAGGATGCCGGATCCGACGGCTTCTTCATTGCCTGTCTGCAGCGCACGGACCGGCCGGGAGAGCCGGATGCTGGACGGAACTAA
- a CDS encoding YicC/YloC family endoribonuclease encodes MVYSMTGYGQSVRSSGGYKITIEAKSVNHRYCEIMLRMPREWTSCEEPLRRLVQQFVKRGRVDVFINREREGEAKTAVAINEQTVKAYMEAGRLLRDQYGVSGEMTVNDWLRLPDVFTIQEEQPLPEEELLRELESGLAEAMDGLCQMRVMEGNHLAQDMKERLNRLESLHADISTRAPFVVAEYRAKLQQRIEQLLDAESSLDEYKFGMEVALFADRSNIDEELTRLQSHFNQFRQLLDSTEPIGRKLDFLIQEMNREVNTIGSKANHLEIINHVVDMKAELEKIREQAANME; translated from the coding sequence ATGGTATACAGCATGACCGGTTACGGCCAGTCCGTCCGGAGTTCCGGCGGATACAAGATTACGATTGAAGCGAAGTCCGTTAACCATCGTTATTGCGAGATCATGCTGCGCATGCCGCGTGAATGGACAAGCTGCGAGGAGCCTTTGCGCCGTCTCGTTCAGCAATTCGTCAAGCGCGGGCGGGTAGACGTGTTTATTAACAGAGAGCGTGAAGGGGAAGCGAAGACGGCGGTAGCCATCAATGAGCAGACTGTGAAGGCCTATATGGAGGCCGGCCGGCTGCTTCGCGACCAATACGGCGTCTCCGGGGAGATGACCGTCAATGACTGGCTTCGCTTGCCTGATGTATTTACCATCCAGGAGGAGCAACCGCTGCCCGAGGAAGAGCTGCTTCGCGAGCTTGAATCCGGCCTGGCGGAGGCGATGGATGGGTTATGTCAGATGCGGGTCATGGAAGGCAACCACCTCGCCCAGGATATGAAGGAACGACTGAACCGTCTGGAGTCGCTGCATGCGGACATTTCCACACGGGCTCCATTCGTCGTTGCTGAGTATCGCGCCAAGCTGCAACAGCGGATAGAGCAACTGCTGGACGCTGAGTCTTCCTTGGACGAATATAAGTTCGGCATGGAGGTAGCTCTGTTTGCGGATCGCTCCAACATCGATGAAGAATTGACGCGGCTACAGAGTCATTTCAACCAGTTCAGACAGCTGCTGGACAGCACGGAACCGATCGGCAGGAAGCTCGATTTTCTCATCCAGGAGATGAACCGGGAAGTGAACACCATCGGTTCCAAGGCGAACCATCTGGAGATTATCAACCATGTCGTAGACATGAAGGCAGAGTTGGAAAAGATTCGCGAACAAGCCGCGAACATGGAATAA
- the fmt gene encoding methionyl-tRNA formyltransferase codes for MTKIVFMGTPEFAVASLRTLIQEGYEIAAVVTQPDRPVGRKRVLMPTPVKAEALQHGLTVWQPEKLRTSDTVDDIRALQPDLIVTAAYGQILPKAVLDIPRLGCINVHGSLLPKYRGGAPIQRSIMNGETVTGVTIMYMAEGMDTGDMISRVEVPIGADDNAGTMFAKLSEAGADLLRRTLPDIIAGRVEAVPQPHDEATYAPNLKREDERIDWTRSAEQIANQVRGLVPFSGAFTTWSGEVFKVWACRPEPAAAGEAAAAPGTVLTAGTDGLRIQTGQGILSLLEVQPAGKKAMPASEFLRGGKMEQGTVLS; via the coding sequence ATGACGAAGATCGTATTTATGGGGACGCCGGAGTTTGCCGTCGCTTCCCTCCGCACGCTGATCCAGGAAGGGTACGAGATCGCGGCTGTCGTGACGCAGCCGGATCGTCCCGTCGGCCGCAAGCGGGTGCTGATGCCGACGCCAGTGAAGGCGGAAGCGCTGCAGCACGGATTGACGGTGTGGCAGCCAGAGAAGCTTCGCACCTCGGATACGGTGGACGATATCCGCGCCCTGCAGCCCGATCTGATCGTGACGGCGGCGTATGGCCAGATCTTGCCGAAGGCGGTGCTCGATATTCCACGGCTCGGCTGTATTAACGTACATGGCTCGCTGCTGCCCAAATACCGGGGCGGCGCGCCGATCCAGCGTTCGATAATGAACGGAGAGACGGTGACGGGCGTCACCATTATGTATATGGCGGAAGGCATGGATACCGGCGACATGATCAGCCGGGTCGAAGTGCCGATCGGCGCGGACGACAATGCGGGCACGATGTTCGCGAAGCTGAGCGAAGCCGGAGCGGATCTGCTCCGGCGAACGCTGCCGGACATTATTGCCGGCCGGGTCGAAGCGGTGCCGCAGCCTCATGACGAGGCGACCTACGCGCCGAATCTGAAGCGTGAGGACGAGCGAATTGATTGGACGCGCTCCGCGGAGCAGATCGCCAACCAGGTGCGGGGCCTCGTTCCATTTTCCGGAGCCTTCACCACTTGGAGCGGTGAAGTATTCAAAGTGTGGGCGTGCCGGCCGGAGCCTGCGGCCGCGGGAGAAGCCGCGGCTGCCCCAGGCACCGTCCTGACGGCCGGAACGGATGGCCTTCGCATCCAGACCGGACAAGGGATCCTCTCCTTGCTTGAAGTGCAGCCAGCAGGCAAGAAGGCCATGCCGGCCTCTGAGTTCCTTCGCGGCGGCAAAATGGAGCAAGGGACGGTGCTGTCGTGA
- the gmk gene encoding guanylate kinase has translation MKKGFLIVLSGPSGVGKGTVCKSLLKRLPDLIYSVSATTRHPRLGEVDGVNYFFKSREEFLDMIENDKLLEHAEYVGNYYGTPRDFVEQTLDEGQDIILEIEVQGALKVKEKFPNGIFIFLLPPSLDELEDRIRGRGTENDTVIDHRMTAAVEEMAMMANYDYAVVNDEIDLACKRIESIIIAEHCKIRPNR, from the coding sequence ATGAAGAAAGGATTTTTGATTGTGCTATCCGGCCCTTCCGGCGTCGGCAAAGGCACGGTATGCAAATCTTTATTGAAGCGGCTGCCCGACCTGATCTATTCGGTGTCCGCCACAACGCGTCACCCCCGTCTCGGGGAAGTTGACGGAGTGAACTACTTCTTCAAGTCGCGGGAAGAGTTTCTCGATATGATCGAGAACGATAAGCTGCTGGAGCATGCCGAATATGTGGGCAACTACTATGGTACCCCGCGGGACTTCGTGGAGCAGACGCTGGACGAAGGGCAGGACATCATTCTGGAGATCGAGGTGCAGGGCGCGTTGAAGGTGAAAGAGAAGTTCCCGAACGGGATCTTCATTTTCCTGTTGCCTCCGTCGCTGGACGAGCTGGAGGATCGGATTCGCGGCCGCGGTACCGAGAACGATACGGTCATCGATCACCGCATGACGGCGGCGGTCGAGGAAATGGCCATGATGGCGAATTACGATTATGCCGTCGTGAACGATGAGATCGACTTGGCGTGCAAACGTATAGAGAGCATTATAATAGCCGAACATTGTAAAATCAGGCCTAACCGGTAA
- the rpoZ gene encoding DNA-directed RNA polymerase subunit omega, giving the protein MLYPSIDELMKKVDSKYSLVVAASRRARQLRDGERTELQNPKSYKQVGVALEEIYGDYVTVEQGNAV; this is encoded by the coding sequence ATGCTATATCCATCCATTGACGAATTGATGAAAAAAGTCGACAGCAAATACTCTCTGGTCGTGGCTGCGTCCCGCCGGGCGCGCCAATTGCGCGACGGGGAGCGGACCGAATTGCAGAATCCCAAATCGTACAAGCAGGTCGGCGTGGCGCTGGAGGAGATCTACGGAGATTATGTTACGGTCGAACAAGGCAACGCGGTGTAA
- a CDS encoding bifunctional homocysteine S-methyltransferase/methylenetetrahydrofolate reductase, whose product MKDLRQVLQGEIIVGDGAMGTYLYQLGYPVGISYESLNISEPERIRDIHREYVSAGARLLETNTFTANREKLSKHGMEKQVKAINRAAARLAREAAAGQAYVVGALGSIRAGKRENIETEQVKRDYTEQLSALLEEGVDGIMFETFYDMEEMKLAVQIVRALDDRIPIICQFAVEESHRTKDGLRLLDAFRLLREEGADIVGLNCRMGPNGLMRAMEEVTGRLALPMSAFPNAGLPDYVDGRYNFVATADYMAESAVRFAELGARIIGGCCGTTPEHIQAIAQALADAEIPVLPTLAEEEAQAQAVPPLEIGELDAAPVSGQGKAASGPSLVDTVRERHTVIVELDPPRDLDIAKFMLGAQALKDAGADALTLADNSLAVTRMSNLALGYLALDKVGIRPLIHIACRDRNLIGTQSHMMGLHALGIDHVLAVTGDPARFGDLPDSSSVYDLTSFEIIRMIKQLNAGLAFSGKVLKQRANFVVGAAFNPNVKHLNKAIERLERKIEAGADYIMTQPVYDAALIERIAEGTKHLKVPVFLGIMPLASGRNAEYLHNEVPGIHLSDEVRERMKGLEGESGRREGVAVAKELLDVAMKHFNGIYFMTPFMFYEMTAELTEHVWQKAERPTAPLYRHT is encoded by the coding sequence ATGAAGGACTTGCGTCAAGTGCTGCAAGGGGAAATTATTGTCGGTGACGGGGCCATGGGCACCTATTTATATCAATTGGGCTACCCGGTTGGGATTTCCTATGAATCGCTTAACATCAGCGAGCCGGAACGGATCCGGGACATACACCGCGAATATGTGAGCGCAGGCGCCCGGCTCCTGGAGACGAATACATTTACGGCGAACCGTGAGAAGCTGTCGAAGCATGGGATGGAGAAGCAGGTGAAGGCGATTAACCGCGCTGCGGCCCGGCTGGCGCGCGAGGCGGCTGCAGGCCAAGCCTATGTGGTCGGAGCGCTGGGCTCAATCCGGGCCGGCAAGCGGGAAAATATCGAGACGGAGCAGGTCAAGCGCGACTATACCGAGCAGTTGTCGGCCTTGTTGGAAGAGGGCGTCGACGGAATCATGTTCGAGACGTTCTACGACATGGAGGAAATGAAGCTGGCGGTTCAGATCGTGCGCGCCTTGGACGACCGCATTCCGATCATCTGCCAATTCGCGGTCGAAGAGTCGCATCGGACGAAGGACGGGCTTCGTCTGCTGGATGCGTTCCGTCTGCTCCGCGAGGAAGGCGCAGACATCGTTGGCTTGAACTGCCGCATGGGGCCGAACGGCCTCATGCGGGCGATGGAAGAGGTCACCGGCCGGCTGGCGCTGCCGATGTCTGCCTTCCCGAACGCCGGTCTGCCGGATTATGTGGACGGAAGATACAACTTCGTGGCTACGGCCGACTATATGGCAGAGAGCGCCGTTCGCTTCGCCGAATTGGGCGCGCGCATTATCGGAGGCTGCTGCGGCACGACGCCGGAGCATATTCAGGCAATAGCGCAGGCGCTGGCAGATGCGGAGATTCCGGTTCTCCCGACGCTGGCCGAGGAGGAGGCGCAGGCCCAGGCCGTTCCGCCGCTTGAGATCGGGGAGCTCGACGCAGCGCCGGTGTCCGGGCAGGGGAAGGCGGCAAGCGGGCCGTCGCTTGTCGATACGGTCCGTGAACGCCATACCGTCATCGTGGAGCTGGATCCGCCCCGCGATCTGGATATCGCTAAGTTCATGCTGGGCGCGCAGGCGCTGAAGGATGCAGGGGCCGACGCGCTGACGCTGGCGGACAACTCGCTTGCGGTCACCCGAATGAGCAATTTGGCGCTCGGTTATTTGGCGCTCGACAAGGTCGGCATCCGGCCGCTCATCCATATCGCCTGCCGGGATCGCAACCTGATCGGCACGCAGTCCCATATGATGGGCCTGCACGCGCTCGGCATCGATCATGTGCTTGCGGTAACCGGGGATCCGGCACGCTTCGGCGATCTGCCGGACTCCAGCTCGGTCTATGACCTGACCTCCTTCGAGATTATCCGCATGATCAAGCAGCTGAATGCGGGGCTCGCCTTCTCGGGCAAGGTGCTCAAGCAGCGCGCGAACTTCGTCGTCGGGGCGGCGTTCAACCCGAACGTGAAGCATTTGAACAAGGCGATCGAACGCCTGGAGCGCAAGATTGAGGCTGGCGCGGATTATATCATGACGCAGCCGGTATATGACGCCGCCCTGATCGAACGGATTGCCGAAGGGACGAAGCATTTGAAGGTGCCGGTCTTCCTCGGAATCATGCCGCTGGCAAGCGGGCGGAATGCGGAATACCTTCATAATGAAGTGCCGGGCATTCATCTCTCGGACGAGGTGCGGGAACGAATGAAGGGGCTCGAGGGCGAGAGCGGGCGCCGCGAGGGCGTAGCCGTCGCCAAGGAACTGCTGGATGTGGCAATGAAGCATTTCAACGGTATCTACTTCATGACCCCGTTCATGTTTTATGAGATGACCGCCGAGCTGACGGAGCATGTGTGGCAAAAAGCGGAACGCCCGACCGCCCCCTTGTATCGGCATACGTAA
- the coaBC gene encoding bifunctional phosphopantothenoylcysteine decarboxylase/phosphopantothenate--cysteine ligase CoaBC, whose product MLQGKSILLGVTGGIAAYKAAALCSKLKQEGAEVHVIMTASATQFISELTFQTLSRQPVYTDTFDERDASVVSHIDLADHADLVLVAPATANVIGKMAHGLADDMLTTTLLATTAPVMVAPAMNVHMYAHPAVMHNMDILRSRGVRFIEPEEGLLACGYTGKGRLAEPEHIVEYVKRWFAEGGGRESALPPASAAGLGNAQSGLLHGKRVLVTAGGTVERIDPVRYITNDSSGKMGFAVAEAARDMGACVTLIAGQTQSDPPQGVELIRVESALDMRDAVVARYEQADIVVKTAAVADYRPVHRAAQKLKKTGERLVIELERNPDILQELGEKKKNQLLIGFAAETEQLEQYALDKLARKNLDYIVANDVSRTDAGFGSDRNEVHIYSKNGLVERIPLTAKREVARRLLEIAVQASAAGDEPPSLSGEVHSLEP is encoded by the coding sequence ATGCTGCAAGGAAAATCGATACTGCTCGGCGTCACGGGCGGCATTGCGGCTTACAAGGCTGCAGCGCTGTGCAGCAAGTTGAAGCAGGAGGGGGCCGAGGTGCACGTCATCATGACGGCATCGGCGACTCAGTTTATTTCGGAGTTGACGTTCCAGACATTGTCGCGCCAGCCGGTGTATACGGACACGTTCGATGAGCGGGACGCTTCAGTCGTCTCTCACATCGATCTGGCGGATCATGCGGATCTCGTGCTAGTGGCGCCGGCTACGGCGAATGTGATCGGCAAGATGGCGCATGGCTTGGCGGATGATATGCTGACGACGACACTGCTCGCTACGACGGCGCCGGTCATGGTCGCTCCGGCCATGAATGTACATATGTACGCCCATCCGGCCGTCATGCATAATATGGACATATTACGGTCGCGGGGCGTCCGGTTCATCGAGCCGGAAGAAGGGCTCCTCGCTTGCGGTTATACCGGCAAGGGAAGGCTGGCCGAGCCGGAGCATATCGTGGAATATGTGAAGCGGTGGTTCGCAGAAGGCGGCGGCAGAGAATCCGCATTGCCGCCAGCCAGCGCTGCCGGCCTAGGAAACGCACAGTCCGGACTGCTTCATGGCAAGCGGGTGCTGGTCACGGCAGGCGGCACGGTTGAGCGCATCGATCCGGTCCGGTACATTACGAATGATTCGTCCGGCAAAATGGGATTCGCGGTAGCGGAAGCGGCCCGGGATATGGGAGCCTGCGTGACGCTTATCGCCGGCCAGACCCAGTCGGATCCTCCGCAGGGCGTCGAGCTGATCCGCGTCGAATCCGCCCTCGATATGCGGGATGCCGTCGTCGCGCGTTACGAGCAAGCGGATATTGTCGTGAAGACGGCGGCGGTTGCCGATTACCGGCCGGTGCACCGGGCCGCCCAGAAGCTGAAAAAAACGGGCGAGCGGCTCGTTATTGAGCTGGAGCGGAATCCGGATATTTTGCAGGAGCTCGGCGAGAAGAAGAAGAATCAGCTGCTGATCGGATTCGCCGCCGAGACCGAACAGCTGGAGCAGTATGCGTTGGACAAGCTTGCCCGCAAAAATCTCGATTATATCGTGGCGAACGATGTCTCCCGCACCGATGCGGGCTTCGGCTCCGATCGCAATGAAGTGCATATATATAGTAAAAATGGTCTCGTCGAGCGCATTCCGCTCACGGCCAAGCGCGAGGTAGCCCGCCGTCTCCTGGAGATTGCCGTACAGGCGTCCGCCGCGGGAGACGAACCGCCTTCCCTGTCTGGCGAGGTGCATTCGCTTGAACCATAA
- the priA gene encoding primosomal protein N', which translates to MRDAVSAGAVGTHPGLPIARVTVDVSVKDTDRPFDYAIPPSMADWIETGSRVGVPFGGRTVQGFVIGLSDRTDVPLSRLKPIQQLLDVIPPLPADLVELGMWMSDRYVCTLTAALQAMIPGAIKGKREKALSLGDDARLFLQGADGGTDELTLRPDRLLEDPQTRSLLAYVQRNEPLPAPKLLQAFPQAARLIKEALQHGWLQETERIKDRIGVKRLKRVTLTVDDVGEAVGRLGSRAGRQQETLRLLEEYGGELPLKSLNASAVKALEGKGYVAVDEVEVMRDPYAQRRFRPSKPLPLTEEQQQVFEALALAVDEQEHRTFLLHGVTGSGKTEVYLQAIERCLDSGREAIVLVPEISLTPQMVERFKGRFGSRVAVMHSRLSQGERYDEWRKIREGRVQVAIGARSAVFAPFPRVGLIIMDEEHESSYKQEETPKYHARDVAIERARRQGAVVVLGSATPSMETYYASRLNGYEQLPAGLEAPPWRLTALAMPSRVGGRPLPPVTIVDMRDQLKLGNRSMFSAPLEAALEQRLERQEQTVLLLNRRGYSTFVMCRSCGYVAQCPECDISLTYHMKTGHMRCHYCGHAERAPEVCPSCESEHIRYFGTGTQRVEEQLARRFPGIRVIRMDVDTTSEKGSHERLLQQFRERKADVLLGTQMVAKGLDFPYVTLVGVIAADSALHMPDFRAAEKTFHLLTQVAGRAGRHDLPGEVIVQTYAPEHYSIIHASGHDYRGFASEELRHRRNLMVPPFCRLALLSMSHEQLPLLVRVAENAAQRLKELAERQGWLLPLHEHAEAMEILGPVASPIPRIKNRYRFQCIIKCRGDVNLSGLLAEAMREFDSIAKEQDVRFSVDIDPQMMM; encoded by the coding sequence ATGCGGGACGCAGTGTCAGCGGGGGCAGTCGGGACTCATCCCGGCTTGCCGATCGCGCGCGTCACCGTCGATGTATCGGTCAAAGACACGGATCGGCCGTTCGACTACGCGATTCCTCCATCCATGGCGGACTGGATCGAGACGGGCAGCCGGGTCGGCGTCCCGTTCGGCGGGCGGACAGTGCAAGGCTTCGTCATCGGACTATCCGACCGGACGGATGTGCCGCTGTCCCGGCTGAAGCCGATTCAGCAGCTGCTGGATGTTATCCCGCCGCTCCCGGCCGATCTCGTCGAGCTCGGAATGTGGATGAGCGACCGCTATGTATGCACACTGACGGCCGCTCTGCAGGCGATGATTCCGGGAGCCATCAAGGGCAAGCGGGAGAAGGCGCTCTCGCTGGGCGACGATGCTCGCCTGTTCCTTCAAGGCGCCGACGGCGGGACAGATGAATTGACCCTCCGCCCGGATCGTCTGCTTGAAGACCCGCAGACACGCAGTCTGCTTGCTTATGTGCAGCGCAACGAGCCGTTGCCGGCGCCGAAGCTGCTGCAGGCCTTTCCCCAGGCAGCGCGCCTCATTAAGGAAGCGCTCCAGCACGGCTGGCTGCAGGAGACGGAGCGGATTAAGGATCGCATCGGTGTCAAGCGGCTGAAGCGGGTGACGCTGACGGTCGATGATGTCGGCGAGGCGGTTGGCCGGCTGGGAAGCCGGGCCGGAAGACAGCAGGAGACACTGCGGCTCCTTGAGGAATATGGCGGAGAGCTGCCGCTCAAAAGCTTGAACGCATCCGCGGTCAAGGCGCTTGAGGGAAAAGGCTATGTCGCCGTCGACGAGGTCGAGGTGATGCGGGATCCGTACGCTCAGCGCCGCTTCCGGCCATCGAAGCCGCTGCCGCTGACAGAGGAGCAGCAGCAGGTCTTCGAAGCGCTCGCGCTCGCGGTGGACGAACAGGAGCATCGAACCTTCCTGCTGCACGGGGTCACCGGGAGCGGTAAGACGGAGGTCTATTTGCAAGCGATCGAACGCTGTCTCGATTCCGGACGCGAAGCGATCGTGCTCGTGCCGGAGATCTCGCTTACTCCGCAGATGGTCGAGCGCTTCAAAGGGAGATTCGGCTCCCGGGTGGCGGTGATGCATAGCCGTCTCTCCCAGGGCGAACGTTACGACGAGTGGCGCAAAATCCGTGAAGGCCGCGTGCAGGTAGCGATCGGAGCCCGCTCAGCGGTGTTTGCCCCTTTTCCCCGGGTTGGCCTTATTATTATGGATGAAGAGCATGAGTCATCCTACAAGCAGGAAGAGACGCCGAAATATCACGCCCGCGACGTGGCGATTGAACGGGCGCGCCGGCAAGGCGCCGTCGTCGTCCTCGGATCGGCGACACCTTCGATGGAGACGTATTACGCTTCACGTCTGAACGGCTACGAGCAGTTGCCTGCAGGGCTGGAGGCGCCGCCTTGGAGGCTGACCGCGCTGGCGATGCCTTCGCGGGTTGGCGGCAGACCCCTTCCTCCAGTGACGATCGTCGATATGAGGGACCAACTGAAGCTCGGCAACCGTTCGATGTTCAGCGCGCCGTTGGAGGCGGCGCTGGAGCAGCGGCTGGAGCGTCAGGAGCAGACTGTGCTGTTGTTGAACCGCAGAGGCTACTCGACGTTCGTCATGTGCCGCAGCTGCGGCTATGTCGCACAGTGTCCGGAATGCGATATTTCGCTGACTTATCATATGAAGACGGGGCATATGCGCTGCCACTACTGCGGCCATGCGGAGCGGGCGCCGGAAGTATGCCCGTCATGCGAGAGCGAGCATATCCGTTATTTCGGCACAGGTACCCAGCGGGTAGAGGAACAGCTTGCCCGCCGCTTTCCAGGCATTCGCGTTATCCGGATGGACGTAGACACGACCTCGGAGAAAGGCTCGCATGAGCGGCTGCTGCAGCAGTTCCGCGAACGGAAGGCCGACGTGCTGCTTGGCACGCAGATGGTGGCGAAGGGATTGGACTTCCCGTATGTCACGCTGGTCGGCGTCATTGCCGCCGATTCGGCGCTTCATATGCCGGACTTCCGCGCGGCGGAGAAGACGTTCCATCTGCTGACGCAGGTTGCCGGCCGGGCGGGACGCCATGATCTGCCGGGCGAAGTCATCGTGCAGACCTATGCGCCGGAGCATTACTCGATCATCCATGCGTCGGGGCATGATTACCGCGGCTTCGCTTCCGAAGAGCTGCGGCACCGCCGCAATCTGATGGTGCCGCCCTTCTGCCGCCTGGCGCTGCTGTCCATGTCGCATGAACAGCTGCCGCTGCTCGTGCGCGTGGCCGAGAACGCGGCCCAGCGGCTCAAGGAGCTGGCGGAGCGCCAAGGCTGGCTGCTTCCGCTGCATGAGCATGCCGAGGCGATGGAGATTCTCGGGCCGGTTGCCTCTCCGATTCCGCGTATCAAGAATCGCTACCGTTTCCAGTGCATAATCAAATGCCGGGGAGACGTGAATCTGTCGGGTCTGCTGGCGGAAGCGATGCGCGAGTTCGATTCGATTGCCAAGGAGCAGGACGTCCGGTTCAGTGTCGATATTGACCCGCAGATGATGATGTAA
- the def gene encoding peptide deformylase, translating into MALRIIVHEPDPVLHQIAKEVTKLTPNIHKLLNDMADTMYHAEGVGLAAPQIGILKRVIVVDVGDEHGLIEMINPVILKAEGEQLGPEGCLSIPGLNGDVRRHQHITVQGLDRHGNTFTVEASDFLARAFQHEIDHLNGILFTEIAEKVYEVPREGRKAE; encoded by the coding sequence ATGGCATTGCGAATAATCGTACATGAACCGGATCCGGTTCTTCATCAGATAGCAAAGGAGGTCACGAAGCTGACCCCGAATATTCACAAGCTGCTGAATGATATGGCGGACACGATGTACCACGCCGAGGGCGTCGGCCTGGCCGCGCCTCAGATCGGGATTCTGAAGCGAGTGATCGTTGTCGATGTCGGAGACGAGCACGGTTTGATCGAGATGATTAACCCTGTCATTCTCAAGGCGGAAGGGGAACAACTTGGCCCGGAGGGCTGCCTCAGCATTCCAGGGCTGAACGGCGATGTGCGCCGTCACCAGCATATTACGGTGCAGGGGCTTGACCGCCACGGCAATACGTTCACGGTGGAAGCGTCGGATTTCCTGGCCCGCGCCTTCCAGCATGAGATTGACCATTTGAACGGCATTCTGTTCACCGAGATTGCGGAGAAAGTGTATGAAGTTCCGCGTGAAGGCAGGAAGGCGGAATGA
- the remA gene encoding extracellular matrix/biofilm regulator RemA produces MAIKLINIGFGNIVSANRIISIVSPESAPIKRIIQEARDRHMLIDATYGRRTRAVIITDSDHVILSAVQPETVAHRLSTKDDDNDE; encoded by the coding sequence ATGGCCATTAAACTGATTAACATCGGTTTTGGTAACATCGTATCTGCCAACCGTATCATCTCAATCGTGAGCCCGGAATCGGCTCCTATTAAGCGAATCATCCAGGAAGCGCGCGATCGTCACATGCTGATTGACGCAACTTACGGGCGGCGCACCCGCGCGGTCATCATTACGGACAGCGACCATGTCATTTTGTCCGCGGTCCAGCCGGAGACGGTAGCGCATCGCTTATCAACGAAGGATGACGACAACGACGAATAA